From Aedes albopictus strain Foshan chromosome 1, AalbF5, whole genome shotgun sequence, one genomic window encodes:
- the LOC109423070 gene encoding cleavage stimulation factor subunit 2 tau variant, producing the protein MGDKDQSIMDKSMRSVFVGNIPYEATEEKLKDIFCEVGPVISLKLVFDRESGKPKGYGFCEYKDQETALSAMRNLNGYEIGGRALRVDNACTEKSRMEMAALLQGPQIDNPYGDPCDPVMAPEIVTKTVVSLPPEQMYELMKQMKTCFQNNPVEARNMLLQNPQLAYALLQAQVVMRIVDPATAVTFLHKANQMPLVLTGDTMSIPPSQHSPIPMPVPAPMPVPPVGGGPPSFAPSAGHDVDLRNVDPRLSRQLNLDQDMRSLPAAGPVVPSAMDNFNQRGAPPPRPIGPQAPPAQSNPFPVDPRQRPVDPRQGPKDPRQQPGGSNRPPTVPPPPPSSSSMAAASAAAAASSNGIPNDASDQEKAALIMQVLQLSDEQIAMLPPEQRTSILVLKEQIAKSTQR; encoded by the exons ATGGGTGACAAAGATCAAAGCATCATGGATAAATCCATGCGATCCGTATTCG TCGGAAACATTCCATACGAAGCAACAGAGGAGAAGCTGAAGGATATTTTCTGCGAAGTTGGTCCGGTCATCTCCTTGAA attggTGTTTGACCGCGAAAGCGGAAAGCCAAAAGGATATGGGTTCTGTGAGTACAAGGATCAGGAAACGGCGCTCAGTGCAATGCGTAACCTCAATGGGTACGAAATCGGGGGACGTGCATTGCGAGTGGATAACGCTTGTACGGAAAAGTCCCGTATGGAAATGGCAGCGTTGTTGCAGGGTCCGCAGATTGATAACCCTTATGGGGACCCATGTGACCCGGTGATGGCTCCGGAAATAGTGACCAAAACGGTAGTTTCGTTGCCTCCGGAGCAGATGTACGAGCTGATGAAGCAGATGAAAACTTGCTTCCAAAACAACCCGGTGGAGGCTCGCAATATGTTGCTGCAGAATCCGCAGTTGGCCTATGCTCTTCTTCAGGCGCAAGTGGTCATGAGAATTGTCGATCCGGCCACGGCCGTCACGTTTCTCCACAAGGCGAATCAGATGCCTCTGGTACTGACCGGAGATACGATGAGCATTCCACCGTCGCAACATTCACCGATTCCCATGCCGGTACCAGCTCCGATGCCGGTTCCTCCCGTTGGTGGAGGACCGCCTTCATTTGCTCCGAGTGCCGGACACGACGTAGATTTACGCAATGTCGACCCTCGTCTGTCGCGCCAGCTCAATCTGGATCAGGATATGCGTTCGCTCCCGGCCGCAGGCCCCGTAGTGCCATCCGCTATGGACAATTTCAATCAACGTGGCGCTCCTCCGCCGCGTCCGATTGGACCACAGGCACCGCCTGCACAGTCTAATCCGTTCCCGGTCGATCCTCGTCAGCGACCGGTAGATCCGCGACAAGGTCCGAAGGATCCGCGCCAACAACCGGGTGGATCGAACCGGCCACCAACGGttccaccgccgccgccgtcatCATCCTCGATGGCAGCGGCCAGTGCAGCCGCCGCAGCTTCGTCCAACGGGATTCCAAACGATGCATCCGACCAGGAGAAGGCCGCTCTCATCATGCAGGTTCTGCAGCTTTCGGATGAGCAGATTGCAATGCTCCCTCCGGAGCAACGAACAAGCATTCTGGTGCTGAAGGAACAGATTGCCAAGAGTACCCAACGCTAG
- the LOC109432375 gene encoding uncharacterized protein LOC109432375 — protein MESKLKDHKFVADYFANLNDVSRKISLDIDEIRSTYEHIWDDLSRDEQIEIINETLIKPELTLKYFDNFSTSSDSFRNIIESDENSDDRKVNLYDGKTLQTFQYLKTGRKVIHDESFGLFRDEHSAPFAHKTKSQINLSIFPPEKDKPSARRLDLAKKLEKIKSPKTNDSSSSAKSHSKVSNGEPPTRDNENNLIQGIKSNGPNNDFLANFICTQASASAALAAASMASDEMDGQSLENIGFDDDKINLFRNSSRSDSLHQAQSSSVEEDDKNFDEMNSLLGNSKGFDFLNNW, from the coding sequence aTGGAGAGCAAACTAAAGGATCACAAGTTTGTCGCGGATTACTTCGCAAATCTTAACGATGTGTCGCGGAAAATCTCACTGGACATAGACGAGATTCGGAGTACCTATGAGCACATCTGGGACGATCTGAGTCGCGATGAACAGATCGAGATCATCAACGAAACACTGATCAAACCTGAACTCACGTTGAAGTACTTCGATAACTTCTCGACGTCGTCGGATTCGTTCCGGAACATCATTGAAAGCGACGAAAATAGTGACGACCGGAAGGTCAATTTGTACGATGGTAAAACGCTGCAAACTTTTCAGTATCTGAAAACCGGTCGAAAAGTTATTCACGACGAGTCGTTTGGCCTGTTCCGGGATGAACACTCGGCGCCTTTCGCCCACAAAACCAAAAGTCAAATAAATTTGTCGATTTTTCCACCGGAAAAGGATAAACCCTCCGCAAGAAGGCTAGACCTAGCAAAGAAATTAGAAAAGATTAAATCTCCCAAGACGAACGATTCTTCCTCTAGTGCGAAATCCCACTCCAAGGTATCCAATGGCGAACCGCCTACCCGCGACAATGAAAACAATCTAATCCAAGGAATCAAGTCCAACGGGCCCAACAACGACTTCCTGGCCAACTTCATATGCACTCAAGCGAGCGCTTCAGCCGCTCTGGCAGCAGCGTCGATGGCAAGTGACGAAATGGACGGTCAATCGTTGGAGAACATTGGCTTCGATGACGACAAGATCAACCTGTTCCGCAATAGCTCCCGTAGCGACAGTCTGCACCAGGCGCAGTCTTCGTCTGTCGAGGAAGACGACAAGAACTTCGACGAAATGAATAGCTTGCTTGGGAACAGCAAGGGATTCGATTTCCTGAACAATTGGTAA